In the genome of uncultured Bacteroides sp., the window ATGGAAAAGGGCAACAAGGTTCATGGGGCACAACTGCAAGCATGATCACGCCTGATGATTTGGAGTCAGCCAGTATTGGCGAAGGAAATACATCCCAAGGTAATTATTGTGTACTTCCTGCTGCTAAGCAACTACCTGTAAGTGCAGGTAAAAATCGTTGTTCTGAAGTTTGGACTGCGGGCAATGGCGTAGACGATTGGAGTGAAGCTACCTTAGGCATACCTTATACTACTCCGATCGATTCTGTAGGATTCCAGTTCGATATTTATGTGCCTGCCACTTTACCTTGGAATGAAACAGGTTTTCTGAAAGTCTGTCTTATAAATGGTTTGAATGGTGGTGAATGGGCTTCGTCCGATAATAAGCAATGCTACAATTATGTACCCTGGGTTGTTGATGGGAGTGCTGTTCCGTATTCTTCCTCAGGATGGGTTACCGTAACTATTCCGTTTAGCAAGTTCTATTACTTTGCAGCACAAAGCAATGTTTCATCACTTACTTTTGCTGATGTGGTGGCACTTCGTGACGCAGCTTCTTATTATAATTTTGGTTTTTATTTTGAAAATTCAGATTTTACATTAGATAAGGTAACTGGCAGTAGTGCTGACGGAACAGTGGAATTTCCTTCCAAAGAAACTTCTGTTAGAATTTATATCGATAATTGGCGTATCGTTCCATTGGGAGTTCCTGCTTATTCGGACTTTCCTTCTACAGTAGCCGCAGAGTGATAATTTAAAATTGAAATCATTATGAAATACATAAAAATAATTCCGATAATTATATTTTTGGCAGCCATTATTACTTCATGCGATGATGAAAAGATGAATTGGCACAAGGACCCTACGCATGGAGAAATAGCATCTTCAGAACTTCCTTTGGGATTGCAAGAGGCCATCTCGCGTTATGAACCATTAAAATCTTATTTGTCTAATGCTAATTTTAAATTAGGCTGTGGTATTGATTTGAATGAATATACTAGTAATGACGCGTATAATCAATTGGTAAACGAAAACTTTAATGAAATCACTATTGGTTATGCGATGAAGCACGCTGCTGTAGTAAAGGCCGATGGTTCGCTTGATTTTACAAACATTGACAATTTGTTTGCTAAAACGAATGCAGCAGGATTATCTGTTTTTGGGCATACTCTAGTATGGCACCAAAATCAGAATGCAGCTTATCTTAACGGTTTGATAGCACCGACGGTCATTCCTGGTGATGCCGGTAGTAACTCTCTTGATTTGGCTGGTCTACAAGATGGCTCTTTTAGCGGATGGAGTCGTAATAATCAAGGTGCGGGTATTACGGTCGAAGATAATAAAGGACTCTCCAATGCGGATAAAGCACTTGTTATGATTTCTAGTTCAACTTCATCGAATGCCTGGGATCTTCAGATTGCGACTCCGGATATTCCCGTTGTGAGTGGTCATACGTATGAAGTTTCTTTTTATATAAAGAGTGATAAAGCAGGCAAGGGGCGTATTTCTTTTAGCGGTTTGACTAACGGCTATCCATGGATAAAATGGTATGCCGATAGCGAATCAGCCTCAGAAGCTTTCGAGACTACTTCAACCTGGAAGCAGGTTGTCTTTACACTTAACGAAAATGATGATGCTTTTACCGGAAACAGCTTCAAGATGAATTTTGATTTTGGTTATCTGCCTGATGTGACTTATAGTATTGATGTTAATAATATTAAGGTAGTAGATAAAGATGCTACTCCTGCAGTAGTGAATCTTATCTCAAACGGAGATTTTGAAAAAGGTAATCTCGACGGCTGGGGCGGTTGGGGCAACGGTTCCACAAGAGATGTTTCTGCAGAAGGAGAAGGTTATGGCAATAAAGGATATGCAATGGTACTTACTAATCCTGCTGCAGCTAGTAATTATAATGCGCAACAAGTTTATACTTTTGATACACCTCTCGAACAAGATGCTGACTATACTCTTACTTTTATGGTAAAGGCTAATACGACAGCAGCTTTGCAGGTAGAGATTCAATCAGCAGATAATAGTGCTAATTACTATGGTGGAATCAGTGTTGGAACAACTTGGACTCAGGTGGAAAAGACTATTACGCCATCTACGGCTGATCGTACGAAGTTGCTTTTTGACTTTGGTGAAACGGCTTGCACGTTTTATATTGATAATATTGTTTTGAGTAAAAACGTTACTACTAAGAGTCGTGCTTTGACTCGTGCGGCTATTGTTATTGAAAAAACGGATGAAGAGAAGACTCAGATTATAGGTGATGCTATGACCGACTGGATCTCTAAAATGGTAACTCACTGCAAGGAGAATGTGAAAGCATGGGATGTTGTGAATGAACCAATGAGAGAAAGCGGAGAACTTCGTGATGGCTCAGAATCTACCGGTGATGATGTCTTTTCCTGGATTAAGTATCTGGGTAAAGATTATGCTGTCACTGCATTTAAGCTGGCACGTCAATATGGAAATGGGGATACGGATAAGTTATTTATTAATGATTATAATCTGGAAACCAATGAGGCTAAATTGGCTGGTTTAATAGAATATGTTAATTACATAGAAAG includes:
- a CDS encoding glycan-binding surface protein → MKSLLLKNSLRTLTLLLGLFILSFTHVSCSNDDDNNGSSMTVSGVYLENADSDVPDRLVDFARLGQLIRIEGEGFTGLKKVYINGYSCYFNPVFVSDKSFIVSVNKNTPTTDADEGVRNTIRLVKDSGDYTYQFSIRSSAPGISSISNTMAKAGEPIIVYGEGLEEVTKVVFPGNVEVTDGITQSDDGSYFMVTVPENVSDNGGSLFVECANGGAYSPAYFNYKKGIILDFDGKGQQGSWGTTASMITPDDLESASIGEGNTSQGNYCVLPAAKQLPVSAGKNRCSEVWTAGNGVDDWSEATLGIPYTTPIDSVGFQFDIYVPATLPWNETGFLKVCLINGLNGGEWASSDNKQCYNYVPWVVDGSAVPYSSSGWVTVTIPFSKFYYFAAQSNVSSLTFADVVALRDAASYYNFGFYFENSDFTLDKVTGSSADGTVEFPSKETSVRIYIDNWRIVPLGVPAYSDFPSTVAAE
- a CDS encoding endo-1,4-beta-xylanase → MKYIKIIPIIIFLAAIITSCDDEKMNWHKDPTHGEIASSELPLGLQEAISRYEPLKSYLSNANFKLGCGIDLNEYTSNDAYNQLVNENFNEITIGYAMKHAAVVKADGSLDFTNIDNLFAKTNAAGLSVFGHTLVWHQNQNAAYLNGLIAPTVIPGDAGSNSLDLAGLQDGSFSGWSRNNQGAGITVEDNKGLSNADKALVMISSSTSSNAWDLQIATPDIPVVSGHTYEVSFYIKSDKAGKGRISFSGLTNGYPWIKWYADSESASEAFETTSTWKQVVFTLNENDDAFTGNSFKMNFDFGYLPDVTYSIDVNNIKVVDKDATPAVVNLISNGDFEKGNLDGWGGWGNGSTRDVSAEGEGYGNKGYAMVLTNPAAASNYNAQQVYTFDTPLEQDADYTLTFMVKANTTAALQVEIQSADNSANYYGGISVGTTWTQVEKTITPSTADRTKLLFDFGETACTFYIDNIVLSKNVTTKSRALTRAAIVIEKTDEEKTQIIGDAMTDWISKMVTHCKENVKAWDVVNEPMRESGELRDGSESTGDDVFSWIKYLGKDYAVTAFKLARQYGNGDTDKLFINDYNLETNEAKLAGLIEYVNYIESKGAKVDGIGTQMHLSLSGKDDSGIATLKGQIDKMFQTLAATGKLIKVSEFDVALGTSSPTDVQYAAQSDIYRYVVDSYKKYIPEVQQYGITVWSVSDAAEEHENWLPDDAPCLWDADYARKYAYKGFADGLAGKDVSEDFSGELQY